TCTCTCTGTTCAAGCAGCTGTCTCTGGCTTCTGGCGAGCTTAGAACACAAATAGAAGACTTGAACTCATCGCAGCCCATGGAAGCTGCCGGATGATGTTGGGTGGCGGAGACGGTatgtcttcttttccctcccttctcttctctaTCATAACCAGTACTGGAGTCCATACTAAACATTGAGCCAGGACATCTACTACCCATCACAAATTGCGGTCAACGCTGTCTATCGAGGCCAAATACTCTCACTTCGAGAGCTCACCTCCCGGCATTTCTCGGGTAGTTGGTCCTTCatgctgttgagctgcttgtGTTGATCTGGCCATCTGATGATTTGAAATAGACACCATCCTCCATTTCAGGCCACTTAACATGCATCCTTAAATGATCGCTTTGGTGAGTCACTCCATGGAGGCTTCGACTATGAAAATGTCGGTGACAGTTGTGAACACAGCACCATCTCTGCCGAGGCACCGACCAGTCAACATCGTTGACGTTTCGTCGCATTTCCTCAGACTTATTTCACTGTTTGAAACTCGTCTTCTGTTCATCTTCCCCAAACCACTCTCATCCCACGCTTGACTATACACCCAACGCTTGCCGCGGTTGAGGTCTCCTGAGTTGTGGCATCATTTGCTAGTTGCCCATGTGGAGAAACATCCAACGCGAGTTATGCAAGCGTCTGTTGAGGTACTTCAAGCTCGCAAAGCATCATCACACCTCTTCATTATTGCTGACAAATACTCCTCACCTAACAGTCGGCTGACAAGTTGCACAGAGACAGCACATTCTTCCATGTTTCATCCTTCCATGATGTCGGGGCAATCTGTTGCTGGTCGGCCTTGTCACGAGGACGGAAGCTACCCAAGCAGACATTTTAATGTCAGAATGTGGTGAAGTCCAACCCAACTCAGCAGACTGCGAACAATGGTAAGAAGCCACACTGCCCTATTAGAGACAAGATTCTAATGCCATGACTGCTATAGGCCACGCAAGACGGATGGCCCAGCAAGCCAAACATTTCTCATTCGTCGGCTGTTTGGCAGGGCACGAGGGGGTGGATGGCACATTGAGTGTGGCAGGAGGCATATTCATGCCGGGACCACCTTGCTGTCAAAATCCTCTACGCGCCGCCTGACAAACTGGTTGAAGCCCAATAAGAGATGACCTCCCAAATCTCTGACTCTGCCATCCTCTTATCCTCCATGGCAGTGACATGGATGAGCTATACGGAAACTTGTCATATCGCCGgcacaaggagattgatcACGTACCGAGTGTGGCAGGAAGTGTATTGACGCTGAGACTCCTTGCTGTCGAGATCCTGGAGCGCTCTGCCAGACACATCAAAACGCTCTTTGCGTGGCGACGCAAGCAACGAGACCATGAGGAGAGACTGGCGAAGCGCCCCAAAATTACTCTGGTCTTTGTGCCTGTTCAGGCTATTTCCAGCCCTTTGTGTTGCCGCCGCTGATAGTGCAGCCAGTATTATTGCCTCCTCCAATACTCCTGCAGCTATACCCCGGCCAGACCATCACCACCCACCCAACCTTCACCGTCGACCCCATTGACGGCATATCCAACTTCGTCCACGGCTTCCTCGATGTTGCCGCCTCCATCGCCCTTGTCTCACGTAGAGTGCCCACACTAGGTTTCATTTACAACGTCTTCGCCGACGAGCTCTTGTCTACCATCAAGTGCTACAACACATATCACGCCACACAAATCAGCACTACGATCACTGCCGACGACATCTCCAACAACAATCATACAAAATAATGTCCCCCAAATGTCCCCTTCAAGACCTCTCCTACGACCACATCCCCCTACGGCCTAGGTCCAAATGACATCTAGCCAATGGTCAACGATATTACCCAGGGCTATTCATCCAAAGCAGCTTTACAGTCAACGGGAAAGAAACAGTGACCGAGAACCAAAACCCCCATTAAGGGTCCCTCGACACAGCTAAGACATCTTCGGGCAGGCATGGGCGGTTGATGACGCACCAAGGTGGCAGGAGGTATAGTGATGCCGAGGCTACCTTGCTGCCGAGATCCCCTACGGGCCGCCGGACGCAGATAGCAGCCCTTTCCAAGGGTTTGGACGGGCACGGGGAGTTTGATGACACACCGAGGTGGCAGGAGGTATAATGATGCCGAGGCCCCTTGCTGTTGAGAACCCCCCGTTCC
This genomic stretch from Trichoderma breve strain T069 chromosome 1, whole genome shotgun sequence harbors:
- a CDS encoding inositol monophosphatase family domain-containing protein, whose translation is MDELYGNLSYRRHKEIDHVPSVAGSVLTLRLLAVEILERSARHIKTLFAWRRKQRDHEERLAKRPKITLLYPGQTITTHPTFTVDPIDGISNFVHGFLDVAASIALVSRRVPTLGFIYNVFADELLSTIKCYNTYHATQISTTITADDISNNNHTK